A single region of the Hoeflea prorocentri genome encodes:
- the secG gene encoding preprotein translocase subunit SecG: MQTVLIVIHLMIVVALVGVVLLQRSEGGALGIGGGSGGGGLMSARGAADALTRTTGILAAAFFATSIALGIYARYEAQPTDILDRIEQTAPSGGQSVLDQIGGAPSSSGDDSGSADIPGPTSSGSGDSQIPTGQ, translated from the coding sequence ATGCAAACGGTCTTAATCGTTATTCACCTCATGATCGTGGTTGCGCTAGTCGGTGTCGTGCTGCTGCAACGCTCGGAGGGCGGCGCCCTCGGTATCGGCGGCGGCTCCGGCGGCGGCGGGTTGATGTCAGCAAGGGGTGCGGCTGATGCCCTGACGCGGACAACCGGTATCCTTGCCGCAGCCTTTTTCGCGACGTCGATCGCATTGGGCATCTATGCCCGCTACGAAGCGCAACCGACAGACATTCTCGACAGGATTGAACAGACAGCGCCGAGTGGCGGCCAGTCCGTGCTCGATCAGATCGGTGGTGCGCCAAGCTCGTCCGGCGATGACAGCGGGTCTGCCGACATACCGGGCCCGACTTCATCCGGAAGCGGTGACAGCCAGATCCCGACGGGACAGTAG
- the tpiA gene encoding triose-phosphate isomerase, whose translation MTPDIKPLVAGNWKMNGTRDWLSEITTVAGSLDADLRETMDTLICPPATLIYLAAAAVQDTGLTIGAQDCHMAQSGAHTGDISAAMLADAAATHVIVGHSERRTDHGETSDTVKQKAEAVHEQGLIAIVCVGETKQERDEGRTLDVIKDQLAHSVPDNSTSANTVIAYEPVWAIGTGVTPTVSDVEEAHAFMRRLLEDRFAGEGALMKLLYGGSVKPSNASELMAVRNVDGALVGGASLKAADFLAICESYRS comes from the coding sequence ATGACGCCTGACATCAAACCCCTGGTCGCCGGGAACTGGAAAATGAACGGCACGCGCGACTGGCTCTCCGAGATCACAACGGTTGCAGGTTCACTGGATGCGGACCTGCGTGAAACAATGGACACCTTGATCTGCCCGCCCGCTACTTTGATCTATCTTGCGGCCGCTGCTGTTCAGGATACCGGGCTGACCATCGGTGCCCAGGACTGTCACATGGCGCAATCGGGTGCGCATACCGGCGATATTTCAGCGGCGATGCTGGCAGATGCAGCGGCAACGCATGTCATCGTCGGACATTCGGAAAGGCGGACCGATCACGGCGAGACCAGTGATACGGTCAAACAGAAGGCAGAGGCGGTGCATGAGCAAGGCCTCATTGCCATCGTGTGTGTCGGGGAGACCAAACAGGAAAGGGACGAGGGGCGGACGCTTGACGTCATCAAGGATCAGCTTGCCCATTCCGTTCCGGACAACTCCACATCGGCCAACACGGTTATTGCCTACGAGCCGGTATGGGCGATCGGCACCGGAGTGACGCCGACAGTCTCTGATGTGGAGGAGGCGCATGCTTTCATGCGGCGTCTGCTGGAAGATCGTTTCGCCGGCGAGGGAGCGCTCATGAAGCTGCTTTATGGCGGGTCCGTGAAACCATCAAATGCCTCAGAATTGATGGCTGTTCGCAATGTGGATGGTGCGCTTGTCGGCGGCGCAAGCTTGAAAGCTGCGGACTTTCTCGCCATCTGTGAGTCATACAGGTCGTAA